The following coding sequences lie in one Pontibacter sp. G13 genomic window:
- a CDS encoding FGGY family carbohydrate kinase, whose protein sequence is MLLLGYDIGSSSVKAALVDGHSGKTLASTFYPKSELEISAPHQGWAEQSPETWWSCIQAATQELLANPDIDASAIGAIGISYQMHGLVVVDKAGEVIRPSIIWCDSRAVEIGEQAFQEMGEAHCLSHFLNSPGNFTASKLKWVKENEPEQYARIHKMMLPGDYIAYQLTGEIRTTISGLSEGILWDFEEDTPAKALLAHYGIEESLLPEIVPTFGEQGRVSADAAQLLGIPAGIPVSYRAGDQPNNAFSLNVLNPGEIAATAGTSGVVYGVSGTVKYDAQSRVNSFAHVNHGEETRLGVLLCINGTGILNNWLRKNVGGGIDYVGMNQAAEQVAIGSDGLVVLPFGNGAERVLGNRDFGSQVNGLDFNRHGQGHLFRAAQEGIVYAFHYGMDIMEQMGIKPAVIRAGQANMFLSPIFRQTLADVTQVPIELYDTDGAVGAARGAGVGAGFYPSPASAFERLELLERIEPQTVHQAAQQDAYERWQTCLENYLT, encoded by the coding sequence ATGCTTCTGCTTGGATACGATATAGGCTCCTCTTCCGTCAAAGCCGCTCTGGTGGACGGACATTCAGGCAAAACCTTGGCCTCGACTTTCTATCCCAAATCCGAACTGGAAATATCTGCCCCACATCAAGGTTGGGCAGAGCAGTCCCCTGAAACCTGGTGGTCATGTATTCAAGCTGCCACCCAAGAATTGCTGGCGAATCCCGATATCGACGCTTCCGCCATTGGAGCTATTGGGATATCCTACCAAATGCACGGTTTGGTAGTTGTGGACAAAGCAGGAGAAGTGATTCGCCCTTCTATCATCTGGTGCGATAGTCGAGCGGTCGAAATTGGTGAACAAGCCTTTCAAGAAATGGGGGAAGCCCATTGCCTTTCCCATTTTTTGAATTCTCCCGGAAACTTCACAGCCTCCAAGCTCAAGTGGGTCAAGGAGAATGAGCCCGAGCAATATGCACGCATCCACAAAATGATGCTGCCAGGAGACTACATCGCCTACCAATTGACAGGTGAAATCCGAACGACTATCTCGGGCCTTTCTGAAGGAATCCTCTGGGACTTCGAGGAAGATACTCCCGCCAAGGCGCTATTGGCTCACTATGGGATCGAGGAATCCTTGCTTCCCGAGATTGTCCCTACTTTTGGAGAACAGGGACGGGTATCCGCCGATGCAGCCCAATTGCTGGGCATTCCCGCGGGTATCCCCGTCTCGTATCGAGCAGGAGACCAACCCAACAACGCATTTTCCCTAAACGTCCTCAACCCCGGAGAAATCGCCGCGACTGCCGGCACCTCCGGGGTGGTATATGGCGTCAGTGGCACGGTAAAGTACGATGCACAATCTCGCGTCAACTCTTTCGCTCACGTCAACCACGGCGAAGAAACGCGCTTAGGAGTTCTGCTCTGCATCAATGGAACAGGCATTCTGAACAACTGGCTCCGCAAAAATGTCGGAGGTGGAATCGACTACGTGGGAATGAATCAAGCCGCCGAACAAGTGGCAATCGGTTCTGATGGATTGGTGGTCCTGCCATTTGGAAATGGCGCGGAGCGGGTATTGGGCAACAGAGATTTCGGGAGCCAAGTGAATGGCCTTGATTTCAATCGACATGGCCAAGGACACCTTTTCAGGGCAGCACAAGAAGGAATCGTCTATGCCTTCCACTATGGCATGGACATCATGGAACAAATGGGAATTAAACCGGCAGTAATTCGGGCGGGGCAGGCGAACATGTTCCTCAGCCCGATCTTCCGGCAAACTTTGGCCGATGTCACGCAAGTGCCGATCGAATTATACGACACAGACGGAGCCGTGGGAGCAGCCAGAGGAGCTGGCGTCGGTGCTGGCTTCTACCCTAGCCCAGCGTCTGCATTCGAACGGCTAGAACTCCTAGAACGCATCGAACCACAGACAGTCCATCAAGCAGCCCAGCAAGACGCCTATGAACGCTGGCAAACCTGTCTGGAAAATTATTTGACCTGA
- a CDS encoding DUF4301 family protein, with protein MFTDQDLDQIRERGSDLAEVNQQIQNFVEGFPFMDLQKAATVDDGIIRLSQEEVDSYLQQYQTALADKKIVKFVPASGAASRMFKALFAFMNTYSPEQRAEFEEKQAPKDAFTFIDRIEDFAFTPSLKKTFQNGDFGHVIESGHYGTVIDHLLTSAGLNYGQLPKGLLEFHSYGAATRTPVEEHLVEAANYATQQGGTAWLHFTVSPEHRSRFEAHLAEVMPKYQEEFGVKFDVTFSEQKSSTDTIAVDMENQPFRLDDGSILFRPGGHGALLENLDDLEGDIFFIKNIDNVVPDRIKEETYRYKQALGGLLLEVQAQVFTYLEKLEAGETSLKSEIEEFLKTKLYTLPPAGYADWSEEDQIAFLKSKLDRPMRICGMVKNEGEPGGGPFWTQNSDGTVSLQIVESAQIDKDNADQMALMQNATHFNPVDLVCATKDRHGKDYELLNFRDPQTGFIAYKSKDGRELKAQELPGLWNGAMANWSTIFVEVPIITFNPVKTVNDLLRDQHQG; from the coding sequence ATGTTCACCGATCAAGACCTCGATCAAATTCGCGAGCGGGGAAGTGACCTTGCCGAAGTCAATCAGCAAATCCAGAACTTCGTTGAAGGCTTTCCCTTCATGGATCTCCAAAAAGCAGCCACCGTGGACGACGGGATTATCCGGTTGTCCCAGGAGGAAGTAGATTCATATCTTCAGCAGTACCAAACTGCGTTGGCTGACAAGAAGATCGTCAAGTTCGTACCCGCTTCTGGCGCGGCCTCCCGCATGTTCAAGGCGCTATTCGCGTTCATGAACACCTATTCGCCTGAGCAGCGTGCAGAATTTGAGGAAAAGCAAGCCCCAAAAGATGCTTTCACATTCATCGATCGCATCGAGGACTTCGCTTTTACCCCTTCCCTGAAAAAGACCTTCCAAAATGGCGATTTCGGCCATGTCATCGAATCTGGACACTATGGAACTGTCATCGATCATCTGTTGACTTCTGCCGGACTCAATTATGGACAACTGCCCAAAGGCCTGCTGGAATTTCATAGCTACGGAGCAGCTACCCGAACTCCCGTAGAAGAACATCTTGTCGAAGCCGCCAATTACGCCACCCAACAAGGGGGAACTGCCTGGTTGCACTTCACCGTGAGTCCTGAGCACCGCAGTCGCTTCGAGGCACACTTGGCTGAAGTGATGCCCAAGTACCAAGAAGAATTCGGAGTGAAGTTTGACGTAACTTTCTCCGAGCAAAAATCTTCTACCGACACCATCGCGGTCGACATGGAGAATCAGCCATTTCGTCTCGATGATGGCTCTATCTTGTTCCGCCCGGGAGGTCATGGCGCTTTGCTGGAAAACCTCGATGACTTGGAAGGGGATATCTTCTTCATCAAAAACATCGACAACGTCGTCCCAGACCGAATCAAGGAAGAGACCTACCGATACAAGCAAGCGCTCGGAGGATTGCTACTGGAAGTGCAGGCACAGGTATTCACCTATCTCGAAAAACTCGAAGCAGGTGAGACGAGCCTCAAAAGCGAAATCGAGGAATTCCTCAAAACCAAGCTTTACACCCTTCCTCCAGCGGGATATGCCGATTGGAGCGAGGAGGACCAAATCGCATTCCTCAAGTCCAAGCTGGATCGCCCCATGCGTATTTGCGGCATGGTGAAAAACGAAGGAGAGCCGGGAGGTGGACCATTCTGGACCCAGAATTCCGATGGAACCGTTTCCCTCCAAATCGTGGAAAGCGCCCAGATCGACAAGGACAATGCCGACCAAATGGCCCTGATGCAAAATGCGACCCACTTCAACCCTGTGGATCTCGTATGCGCAACCAAGGACCGCCACGGGAAGGATTATGAACTCCTGAACTTCCGTGATCCCCAAACCGGATTCATCGCCTACAAATCCAAGGATGGCCGCGAGCTCAAAGCGCAGGAACTTCCCGGACTGTGGAACGGTGCAATGGCTAATTGGAGCACCATCTTTGTGGAAGTGCCGATCATCACTTTCAACCCGGTCAAAACTGTGAACGACCTGTTGCGCGATCAGCACCAAGGATAG
- a CDS encoding T9SS type A sorting domain-containing protein yields the protein MRKCTFFLILPFLLTLACHAQTRFPNCGELTVTEINFTSDSTLSVTVYNDCDTCYQHVYTGLEIYDESDSLIAESTIPNSSPSPLGKDDHTYEMISDQAFTLANIRRIVMTDQLCDSMTIDLNSSLGLGDDFADNRINLEIYPNPASGQVHLLNPDQHLISKATVFNLQGQNLGTIRPIAESLSVRHLPAGTYLLVLDLRTTQLIKRLTIQ from the coding sequence ATGAGAAAATGTACATTTTTCCTAATCTTACCTTTCTTACTGACCCTCGCCTGCCATGCTCAGACGAGATTCCCAAATTGTGGGGAACTTACGGTTACCGAAATCAATTTCACATCCGATAGCACCCTGAGTGTCACAGTTTACAATGATTGCGACACCTGCTACCAGCATGTGTACACCGGACTCGAAATCTATGATGAATCGGACTCGTTGATCGCAGAAAGCACAATTCCCAATTCTTCTCCCTCTCCGCTCGGCAAAGATGATCATACCTATGAGATGATCTCTGATCAGGCGTTCACTTTGGCAAACATCCGCCGAATCGTGATGACCGATCAGCTCTGCGATTCCATGACGATTGACCTGAATTCCTCTTTGGGACTTGGGGATGATTTCGCGGACAATCGCATCAACTTGGAGATCTACCCAAATCCCGCCTCGGGCCAAGTTCATCTCCTCAATCCAGACCAGCACCTAATTTCAAAAGCCACAGTCTTCAATCTTCAAGGACAAAATCTCGGGACCATTCGCCCGATCGCGGAATCATTGAGCGTCCGGCATTTACCCGCTGGCACCTACCTACTGGTCCTCGACCTTAGGACTACCCAACTGATCAAGCGATTGACCATCCAATAA
- a CDS encoding PD-(D/E)XK nuclease domain-containing protein: MHSRHKSANQALDQIHQRKYYEQFFSKGKEIYLLGISFSSKTRNVSDWKLEPLPYR, translated from the coding sequence ATTCATTCCCGCCATAAATCAGCCAATCAGGCGCTAGACCAAATTCATCAGCGAAAATACTACGAGCAGTTTTTCTCGAAAGGAAAAGAGATCTACTTGCTTGGCATTTCCTTCTCCAGCAAAACCCGAAATGTCTCCGACTGGAAGCTAGAACCCCTCCCCTACCGATAG
- a CDS encoding beta galactosidase jelly roll domain-containing protein has protein sequence MAKPLGDAPEGHIPKLPDQKLLDLSGYWRFSIGDRTEWALPEYDDRNWEQIRVPGYWEDAGFNGYDGYAWYRKQFNGKILPKGQDLFLALGMIDDADEVFVNGHLVGFSGGMPPHVQTAYNKFRLYRIPREFIRYDQVNTIAVRVYDFHLQGGIVKGPLGIYAHSPGKSLDMDLSGIWEFRLGDNLEWCEDNQGSWGWKSVMVPNYWAEIGLNDYDGFGWYRLAFELPEDMDAESYFLLMGKIDDYDQVYLNGSLIGSTGFHANGEPIAPSDWAYTQMRTYQVPAGLLRTNAPNVIHVRVYDFTIDGGIYEGPIGLIRSNQLSSFWRNYYR, from the coding sequence ATGGCAAAGCCCCTCGGTGATGCACCGGAGGGACATATCCCCAAACTTCCTGATCAAAAATTGCTGGATTTGTCCGGCTATTGGCGATTCTCCATTGGCGATCGGACTGAATGGGCGCTGCCTGAGTACGATGACCGAAACTGGGAACAGATTCGCGTGCCTGGCTATTGGGAGGATGCAGGATTCAATGGATATGACGGGTATGCGTGGTACCGGAAGCAGTTCAACGGCAAGATCCTTCCCAAGGGTCAAGACCTGTTTTTAGCGCTAGGGATGATCGACGATGCCGACGAGGTCTTTGTCAATGGCCATCTGGTGGGATTCTCGGGCGGAATGCCCCCTCATGTGCAGACTGCTTACAACAAGTTTCGCCTGTATCGGATTCCCCGAGAATTCATCCGATATGACCAAGTGAATACCATCGCAGTACGCGTGTATGATTTCCATTTGCAGGGCGGAATTGTGAAGGGGCCGCTTGGCATCTATGCACATTCTCCGGGTAAATCCTTGGACATGGATTTGAGCGGTATCTGGGAATTTCGGCTCGGAGACAATCTCGAATGGTGTGAAGATAACCAAGGAAGTTGGGGCTGGAAATCCGTGATGGTGCCCAATTATTGGGCGGAAATCGGTCTAAATGACTACGATGGCTTTGGGTGGTATCGTCTCGCCTTCGAGCTACCGGAAGACATGGATGCAGAATCTTATTTTTTGCTCATGGGCAAAATCGATGACTACGACCAAGTCTACCTCAATGGGAGTCTCATCGGTTCCACTGGTTTTCATGCCAATGGAGAGCCTATCGCACCCTCAGATTGGGCCTACACCCAGATGCGTACCTATCAAGTACCCGCTGGCCTGCTCCGTACCAATGCCCCCAATGTCATCCATGTGCGGGTCTATGATTTCACCATTGATGGCGGGATCTACGAAGGCCCGATCGGATTGATCCGCTCCAACCAGCTGAGTAGTTTTTGGCGGAATTACTATCGGTAG
- a CDS encoding retropepsin-like aspartic protease: protein MISRCILVVIICLFAWGPSLAQQKHAPVPIRVVRFHPQPIVEGTLNGKKAYFLVDTGATISLLDLSVKKKYRFQASYESSNCAIARGIGGAASMTKVYRVDMSLGTLPIETKFYGMDLAHISAHIMQDTGIEIAGVIGTDLMKRYGFNLDFFQKQMTISRL, encoded by the coding sequence ATGATTTCTCGTTGTATCCTCGTTGTGATTATTTGCTTGTTTGCTTGGGGCCCATCATTAGCCCAGCAAAAACATGCGCCTGTGCCCATCCGGGTAGTCCGGTTCCATCCTCAGCCGATTGTGGAGGGAACGTTGAATGGCAAGAAAGCCTATTTCCTCGTGGACACGGGAGCGACCATTTCCTTGCTGGATCTTTCCGTCAAAAAGAAGTATCGGTTTCAGGCTTCATACGAATCCTCCAATTGCGCTATCGCTAGGGGGATCGGTGGAGCAGCGTCCATGACCAAGGTCTACCGAGTGGATATGAGCTTGGGCACGCTTCCGATCGAAACGAAATTCTACGGAATGGACCTTGCGCACATTTCAGCACACATCATGCAAGACACCGGAATCGAAATCGCAGGAGTCATTGGTACCGATCTGATGAAACGGTATGGATTCAACCTCGATTTTTTCCAGAAACAGATGACCATTTCTCGACTCTAA
- a CDS encoding response regulator transcription factor has product MDMTPHILIIEDEPSMSMGLRDNLEFEGYRVETAMDGRQGWEKAQAGTFDLILLDIMLPQMSGYEVCKLIRGAGMEVPVIMLSAKGEEIDKVLGLELGADDYLTKPFGLRELLARVKAVLRRVQPVSSGASSDERVQIGRLSVEFSKFQAWEADQEIRMSHKEFEILQFLWQHRNEPVSRDQLLEGVWGYAEAPTTRTVDNFMLKLRQKIEQDSRDPRMILTVHGIGYKLVVA; this is encoded by the coding sequence ATGGATATGACCCCGCATATTTTGATCATCGAAGATGAACCCTCCATGTCTATGGGCCTCAGAGACAACTTGGAATTTGAGGGCTATCGGGTGGAAACCGCGATGGATGGTCGACAGGGCTGGGAAAAGGCGCAAGCGGGAACCTTTGATTTGATCCTGTTGGACATCATGCTGCCTCAAATGTCCGGCTATGAAGTCTGCAAATTGATCAGGGGGGCCGGTATGGAAGTACCGGTCATCATGCTATCTGCGAAAGGGGAGGAGATTGACAAGGTGCTGGGGCTGGAACTTGGCGCTGATGATTATCTCACCAAACCTTTTGGATTGAGAGAGCTGTTGGCTCGGGTCAAAGCTGTGCTGAGACGTGTCCAGCCCGTATCATCTGGGGCTTCATCGGATGAGCGTGTACAAATTGGGAGACTGTCCGTGGAGTTTTCCAAGTTTCAGGCGTGGGAAGCGGACCAGGAAATCCGAATGTCCCACAAGGAATTCGAGATTCTTCAATTTCTCTGGCAGCATCGCAACGAGCCCGTCTCCAGAGACCAGCTGCTCGAAGGAGTGTGGGGGTACGCTGAAGCTCCAACGACGCGTACCGTCGACAATTTCATGTTGAAACTCCGCCAGAAAATCGAGCAAGACAGTCGTGATCCCCGCATGATTCTCACCGTTCACGGCATCGGATATAAGCTCGTAGTGGCCTAA
- a CDS encoding HAMP domain-containing sensor histidine kinase: MSKHPIRRIGLILLLAFLLPALFFSAYELTNLSQQEEVLEDIYDQQLETVLYSVNSYAQDLVGSWRQKVYQNLQNGLETGGQEFIGKHPGVSGLLLMDSVEVSQFLWMDGGRWDSSSMTEAHWRPALQAKQEAFEKFYAYRENGFPKIAPFAFSPDSQQVMLGFLLPEKVEWVDFCGILIDVSDFVDSWLSPKLDATGNENFEMSLVDEASASCLFPPSGEPPATEVEASDYLWLFPKLKIAIHNSAGSIGEVVKRRFRWNLGMLLVMDAILILALWTVFRSIRKELRLSELKSEFVSNVSHEIRTPLALIRMFAETLEMNRVPTEEKKHEYYQIISQETRRLSGVVGKILNFSKMDKGKRVYHRKELALRELMNQTLYAYNFHLKQKGFTWTVEHADGPDTIFGDEDAISEVLINLLDNAVKYSEDNKELTFRTISQPGKIGFSVSDHGIGISLENQHSVFDQFFRVPTQGVHNVKGTGLGLSIVRQIVEDHGGSVAVASELGKGSTFTCWFPLKSEKSTG; the protein is encoded by the coding sequence ATGTCCAAGCATCCCATTCGCCGGATCGGTCTGATCCTATTGTTGGCATTTCTACTTCCAGCCCTCTTTTTCTCTGCCTATGAGCTGACCAATCTCAGCCAGCAGGAAGAAGTGCTGGAGGATATCTATGACCAACAGTTGGAGACGGTCCTCTATTCTGTCAATTCGTATGCGCAGGATCTTGTAGGTTCCTGGCGCCAAAAGGTCTATCAGAACCTTCAAAACGGCCTCGAAACCGGCGGTCAGGAATTCATCGGCAAACATCCGGGAGTTTCAGGATTACTGCTGATGGACTCTGTAGAGGTGTCTCAATTCCTATGGATGGACGGCGGTCGCTGGGATTCATCTTCCATGACAGAAGCGCATTGGAGACCTGCCCTACAAGCCAAACAGGAGGCATTTGAGAAGTTTTATGCCTATCGCGAAAATGGATTCCCTAAGATCGCTCCCTTTGCCTTTTCACCGGATTCGCAGCAAGTCATGTTGGGGTTTCTCCTACCCGAGAAGGTCGAATGGGTGGATTTCTGTGGGATCTTGATCGACGTCTCCGATTTCGTGGATAGCTGGCTTTCCCCCAAGTTGGACGCTACAGGCAATGAAAACTTCGAGATGTCATTGGTGGATGAGGCTAGTGCGTCTTGTCTATTTCCTCCCTCTGGAGAGCCTCCTGCTACCGAAGTGGAGGCATCAGATTACCTGTGGCTATTTCCCAAACTCAAAATTGCCATTCACAATTCGGCAGGAAGCATCGGAGAGGTCGTCAAACGTCGGTTTCGGTGGAATCTCGGGATGCTTTTGGTGATGGATGCGATTCTGATTTTGGCACTCTGGACCGTTTTTAGAAGTATTCGGAAGGAATTGAGGTTATCAGAATTGAAGTCGGAATTTGTATCCAATGTGTCTCATGAGATCCGGACCCCACTGGCCTTGATTCGGATGTTTGCTGAAACGTTGGAAATGAACCGCGTACCCACGGAGGAAAAGAAGCATGAATACTATCAGATCATTTCGCAGGAAACAAGGCGCCTGAGTGGGGTAGTGGGCAAGATTCTGAACTTTTCCAAGATGGACAAAGGCAAGCGCGTGTATCATCGCAAGGAACTTGCATTACGAGAACTGATGAATCAGACGTTATATGCATACAATTTCCACCTCAAGCAGAAGGGCTTTACTTGGACGGTGGAGCATGCTGATGGACCTGATACCATTTTCGGAGATGAAGACGCGATCTCGGAGGTCTTGATTAACCTGCTCGACAATGCCGTGAAGTACAGCGAAGACAACAAGGAATTGACCTTCCGGACGATTTCGCAGCCCGGCAAAATAGGGTTCTCGGTTTCGGATCACGGAATCGGCATTTCCCTCGAAAATCAGCACTCCGTCTTCGATCAGTTCTTCCGGGTACCCACGCAAGGCGTCCACAATGTCAAGGGAACCGGCTTGGGATTGTCTATTGTTCGCCAAATTGTGGAAGATCATGGAGGCTCGGTAGCGGTTGCGAGCGAATTGGGCAAGGGAAGTACCTTTACCTGTTGGTTCCCGCTCAAATCAGAAAAAAGCACAGGTTGA
- a CDS encoding pyridoxal-phosphate dependent enzyme — protein sequence MRVSVPTLDEIRAARTQLGDRVKTTPTTFWSSHVKNELLGDQTEVYLKLELLQYAGSFKPRGALLVMDSLDKVALAQGVTAVSAGNHAIAVGYAAKACGTTAKVVMPKTANPYRVEACRRQGTEVVLVDDVAKAFDEVERIRSEEGRFFVHPFEGPLTALGTATVGLEMCEQAPDLDVVIVPIGGGGLAAGIGSAVKQMLPNAKVIGVEPEGANSMSLSLKKGGPESIEAVNTIADSLGAPFALPYSFGLVQQTLDKVVTVTDNQMAQAMCLSFEELKLAVEPAAAAALAALLGPLHDECKGKRVGLVACGSNIDLATWLSYTTSTTTA from the coding sequence ATGCGTGTTTCGGTTCCTACGCTCGACGAAATTCGTGCAGCCCGGACCCAGTTGGGAGATCGGGTGAAGACTACCCCCACCACTTTTTGGAGTTCTCATGTCAAGAACGAACTACTCGGGGACCAAACTGAAGTTTATCTCAAGTTGGAGCTCTTGCAATATGCAGGAAGCTTCAAGCCGCGTGGCGCATTGCTCGTCATGGATTCGCTAGATAAAGTTGCTTTGGCACAAGGAGTTACGGCTGTTTCAGCAGGTAATCATGCCATTGCAGTGGGATATGCCGCCAAGGCATGTGGTACGACCGCCAAGGTGGTCATGCCCAAAACCGCCAATCCCTATCGCGTGGAGGCATGTCGTCGCCAAGGTACCGAGGTGGTGCTGGTGGATGATGTAGCCAAAGCTTTTGATGAGGTTGAGCGTATTCGTTCAGAAGAAGGACGCTTTTTTGTGCATCCTTTCGAAGGCCCGCTGACTGCTTTGGGTACGGCCACGGTCGGTCTGGAAATGTGTGAGCAGGCTCCGGATCTGGATGTAGTGATCGTCCCGATTGGAGGAGGCGGATTGGCAGCAGGGATTGGTAGCGCTGTGAAACAGATGCTTCCCAATGCCAAAGTCATCGGCGTGGAGCCCGAAGGCGCCAATTCCATGTCCCTCAGCTTGAAAAAAGGCGGTCCTGAGTCCATCGAGGCTGTGAATACCATCGCAGACAGTTTGGGAGCACCCTTCGCCTTGCCGTACTCTTTTGGCTTGGTTCAACAAACTCTCGACAAGGTCGTAACCGTGACCGACAATCAGATGGCCCAAGCCATGTGTCTGAGCTTCGAGGAGCTGAAGCTCGCAGTCGAACCCGCTGCCGCCGCTGCACTGGCCGCCCTGTTGGGGCCTTTGCATGACGAGTGCAAAGGCAAACGTGTAGGCCTGGTCGCTTGTGGTTCCAACATCGACCTCGCTACTTGGTTGAGTTATACGACTTCCACCACTACTGCATAA
- a CDS encoding beta-L-arabinofuranosidase domain-containing protein — MASSLLGCQTDAPSTPPSAVESPNWLAIRGNAAVDPLNCTSASQLAVPAEWMLSGLPADAEQWKPCDRLALMDKLGQRLAQEKSGRWGDRMEKLWLNGLLGVVPTDQIAQKLPEWALPAQGDTIWVNQFATTHRKIELSQTSVSAHLESPFPQRIEWKLYLSPEKVQSFTLGVRIPCWSDNLPDPDSSFRYQSKTNRKLVLDVNGQWVYPEIVDGIGYITRKWIAGDEISLSIPTSLRKVRSETQSDQFALQYGPIVFTPQQTGQINGWASDTRFFLNDSSWTVMVPQSDFQAIPLNQLPNTSPWMPILQN; from the coding sequence ATGGCCTCATCGCTACTGGGTTGCCAAACAGATGCTCCTTCAACTCCCCCATCCGCCGTTGAATCGCCAAACTGGTTGGCTATCAGGGGGAATGCTGCGGTTGATCCGCTCAATTGCACGTCAGCTTCGCAGCTTGCAGTTCCAGCCGAATGGATGCTGAGTGGATTGCCTGCCGATGCCGAACAGTGGAAGCCTTGTGATCGACTCGCGTTGATGGACAAGCTCGGTCAGCGATTGGCCCAGGAAAAATCTGGGCGATGGGGAGATCGAATGGAAAAATTGTGGCTCAATGGGTTGTTGGGCGTGGTGCCCACCGACCAGATTGCGCAAAAGCTCCCCGAATGGGCGTTGCCAGCGCAGGGAGATACGATCTGGGTGAATCAATTTGCCACGACCCACCGGAAGATCGAGCTTTCTCAGACTTCCGTTTCGGCACATCTCGAAAGCCCATTTCCCCAGCGCATCGAGTGGAAACTATACCTCAGCCCCGAAAAAGTACAATCCTTTACACTGGGCGTTCGAATCCCATGCTGGAGCGACAATCTCCCCGACCCGGATTCTTCATTTCGCTACCAATCCAAAACCAATCGCAAACTCGTCCTCGATGTCAATGGACAGTGGGTGTATCCTGAGATTGTGGATGGAATTGGGTACATCACCCGTAAGTGGATTGCCGGAGATGAGATCTCGCTGAGCATTCCGACTTCACTTCGAAAGGTCCGCTCAGAGACCCAGTCAGATCAATTTGCGCTCCAATATGGCCCCATTGTCTTCACTCCCCAACAGACTGGGCAGATAAACGGATGGGCATCCGATACGCGATTCTTCCTAAATGATTCCTCCTGGACAGTCATGGTGCCTCAATCTGATTTTCAGGCTATTCCCCTGAATCAACTCCCCAACACGTCCCCTTGGATGCCGATTTTGCAGAATTAA
- a CDS encoding PrsW family glutamic-type intramembrane protease, which produces MEVVEVLGISLSPVVFIFTYVYLLDKYEREPLIYLFITFGFGVLIAWPVLYIGGELQALTGVFPAPEYPFRTLIYAFIVVALVEESMKYLVLRWYNYPHPEFDEPYDGIMYGVAVSLGFAAIENILYVYQAEGDALQTGLVRMVTAVPAHAVFGVLMGYFVGKAKFTHSKKQAYIERMKGLGIAIFFHGLYDYCLFLGNVHVAFFALFSLGLGLLLAQRAMHLHAEISPHKQSYCHPTESGSEDGPVQQD; this is translated from the coding sequence ATGGAAGTCGTGGAAGTCTTGGGTATTTCCCTCTCCCCGGTCGTGTTTATCTTCACCTACGTGTACCTGCTCGACAAATACGAGCGGGAACCCTTGATCTATTTGTTCATCACATTTGGATTTGGGGTGCTGATTGCATGGCCAGTGCTCTACATCGGGGGAGAGTTGCAAGCGCTGACGGGCGTTTTTCCCGCGCCGGAATACCCATTCCGCACCTTGATCTATGCCTTCATCGTCGTGGCGTTGGTCGAGGAATCCATGAAGTATCTGGTCCTCAGATGGTACAACTATCCCCACCCTGAATTCGACGAACCCTACGATGGCATCATGTACGGCGTCGCAGTATCGCTTGGCTTTGCGGCCATCGAAAACATCCTCTATGTCTACCAAGCCGAGGGAGATGCCCTCCAGACTGGGTTGGTCAGGATGGTGACAGCCGTTCCGGCACATGCGGTTTTTGGGGTATTGATGGGATATTTTGTGGGAAAAGCCAAGTTCACCCATTCCAAGAAGCAAGCCTACATCGAGCGGATGAAAGGCTTGGGAATTGCCATCTTCTTCCACGGGCTGTATGACTATTGCCTATTTCTTGGCAATGTCCACGTCGCATTTTTTGCGCTCTTCTCGCTGGGGCTGGGGCTCCTGCTTGCCCAGCGTGCCATGCATCTCCACGCGGAAATTTCCCCCCACAAGCAATCCTACTGCCATCCTACCGAATCCGGTTCTGAGGATGGACCTGTTCAACAAGACTAA